In one window of Kitasatospora sp. MMS16-BH015 DNA:
- a CDS encoding CdaR family transcriptional regulator encodes MTAQERRLATERAELRAATLKRLEKSSGKLATNAIARMDDQLGWYRRMPPEHRSWIGLVAQAGIAAFTEWYRHPDAPQAISTDVFGTAPRELTRAITLRQTVELIRTTIEVMEEAIEEVAAPGDEAGMRESVLVYAREIAFATAQVYAQAAEARGAWDARLEALVVNSLLSGDADEGVLSRAAALGWGQPSQVRVVMGSAPDGDSELVVEAIRRAARYAKLHVLTGVLGKRLVVVVGGDKEPVHAARALIGQFAPGPVVVGPTVGDLLSATKSAHAAAAGLKACAAWPDAPRPVLADDLLPERALAGDQAARRQLVEEIYTPLDEAGSALLETLSVYLEQASSLEGAARMLFVHPNTVRYRLRRVTDVTGYAPSDVRSAFTLRIALALGRLGAAVEQG; translated from the coding sequence CTGACGGCGCAGGAGCGACGCCTCGCCACCGAGCGCGCCGAGCTGCGCGCCGCCACGCTCAAACGCCTGGAGAAGTCCTCCGGCAAGCTCGCCACCAACGCCATCGCCCGGATGGACGACCAGCTCGGCTGGTACCGGCGGATGCCGCCCGAGCACCGGTCCTGGATCGGCCTGGTCGCCCAGGCCGGCATCGCCGCCTTCACCGAGTGGTACCGCCACCCGGACGCCCCGCAGGCGATCTCCACGGACGTGTTCGGCACCGCGCCCCGCGAGCTCACCCGGGCGATCACCCTGCGCCAGACCGTCGAGCTGATCCGCACCACGATCGAGGTGATGGAGGAGGCCATCGAGGAGGTGGCCGCCCCCGGCGACGAGGCCGGGATGCGCGAGTCGGTGCTGGTCTACGCCCGCGAGATCGCCTTCGCCACCGCCCAGGTCTACGCCCAGGCGGCCGAGGCGCGCGGCGCCTGGGACGCCCGGCTGGAGGCCCTGGTGGTCAACAGCCTGCTCTCCGGGGACGCCGACGAGGGCGTGCTCTCCCGGGCCGCCGCGCTCGGCTGGGGCCAGCCCAGCCAGGTGCGGGTGGTGATGGGCAGCGCCCCGGACGGGGACAGCGAGCTGGTGGTGGAGGCGATCCGCCGGGCCGCCCGGTACGCCAAGCTGCACGTGCTCACCGGGGTGCTCGGCAAGCGCCTGGTCGTGGTGGTGGGCGGCGACAAGGAGCCGGTGCACGCGGCCCGCGCGCTGATCGGCCAGTTCGCCCCCGGCCCGGTGGTGGTCGGCCCCACGGTGGGCGACCTGCTCTCCGCCACCAAGTCGGCGCACGCCGCCGCCGCGGGCCTCAAGGCCTGCGCGGCCTGGCCGGACGCGCCGCGCCCGGTGCTGGCCGACGACCTGCTGCCCGAGCGGGCGCTGGCGGGCGACCAGGCGGCCCGGCGCCAACTGGTGGAGGAAATCTATACACCGTTGGACGAAGCCGGCTCGGCACTGCTGGAGACGCTCAGTGTCTACCTCGAGCAGGCCTCCTCCCTGGAGGGCGCCGCCCGGATGCTCTTTGTGCACCCGAACACCGTGCGCTACCGGCTGAGACGTGTGACTGACGTCACGGGCTATGCTCCGTCCGACGTGCGGTCGGCGTTCACGCTGCGCATCGCACTGGCCCTGGGCCGACTCGGTGCCGCGGTCGAACAGGGATGA
- a CDS encoding ACP S-malonyltransferase — translation MLVIVAPGQGAQTPGFLRPWLELDGAADRLRRWSDVAGLDLVHYGTEASEEEIKDTAVAQPLLVAAGLLTARALFPDEAEARRLVGAVAGHSVGEITAAAGAGVLSAHDALLFVRERSLAMAEAAAITPTGMAALLGGDPELVAAKLAEHGLTAANNNGGGQIVAAGTLAQLEALKADPPAGSRVISLKVAGAFHTEHMAPGVERLAKLAPSLTVADPQVAYVSNQDGKVVGNGAEVLSRLVSQVSNPVRWDLCMETLGELGATAVIELAPAGTLTNLVKRNLKGVATLALKTPAELDKARALVAEHGGQEQSA, via the coding sequence GTGCTCGTAATCGTCGCCCCTGGACAGGGTGCTCAGACCCCTGGATTCCTCCGCCCCTGGCTTGAGCTGGACGGCGCCGCCGACCGGCTGCGGCGGTGGTCCGACGTGGCCGGGCTCGACCTCGTCCACTACGGCACCGAGGCCTCCGAGGAGGAGATCAAGGACACCGCGGTGGCCCAGCCGCTGCTGGTGGCCGCCGGGCTGCTCACCGCCCGTGCGCTCTTCCCCGACGAGGCCGAGGCCCGCCGCCTGGTCGGCGCGGTGGCCGGGCACAGCGTCGGTGAGATCACCGCCGCCGCCGGCGCCGGCGTGCTGAGCGCCCACGACGCCTTGCTGTTCGTCCGCGAGCGCTCGCTGGCGATGGCCGAGGCCGCCGCGATCACCCCGACCGGCATGGCCGCACTGCTCGGCGGCGACCCGGAGCTGGTGGCCGCGAAGCTCGCCGAGCACGGCCTCACCGCCGCGAACAACAACGGCGGCGGCCAGATCGTGGCGGCCGGCACCCTGGCCCAGCTGGAGGCCCTCAAGGCCGACCCGCCGGCCGGCTCCCGGGTGATCTCGCTCAAGGTCGCCGGTGCCTTCCACACCGAGCACATGGCCCCCGGGGTGGAGCGGCTCGCCAAGCTGGCGCCGAGCCTCACCGTGGCGGACCCGCAGGTGGCGTACGTCTCGAACCAGGACGGCAAGGTCGTCGGCAACGGCGCCGAGGTACTGAGCCGGCTGGTGTCGCAGGTCTCCAACCCGGTCCGCTGGGACCTCTGCATGGAGACCCTCGGCGAGCTGGGCGCCACCGCAGTGATCGAGCTGGCCCCGGCCGGTACCCTCACCAACCTGGTCAAGCGCAACCTCAAGGGTGTGGCGACGCTGGCCCTCAAGACCCCCGCCGAACTGGACAAGGCCCGCGCCCTGGTCGCGGAGCACGGCGGTCAGGAGCAGAGCGCATGA
- a CDS encoding beta-ketoacyl-ACP synthase III has product MSTPESNTPRIKPVTGAQYSRIHGVGGYRPVRVIPNAEVLGWIDSSDEWIRTRSGIAERRWAGPEETVAEMSVQAAGKAIAQAGIDPAQIGGVIVATVSHLKQTPAIATDIADRLGCGTAPAFDISAACAGFGYGLSLADGMIRGGSAEYVLVIGVERLSDLTDQSDRSTAFIFGDGAGAAIVGPSDTPGIGKVIWGSDSSQKDVISQTQAWDTAFAKPDAVNGAGEETKWPALRMEGQAVFRWAVWEMAKVAQQALDAAGITADQLGAFIPHQANMRITDAMIKKLELPDSVPVARDITYTGNTSAASIPLAMERMLESGEARSGDLALIIGFGAGLVYAATVVTLP; this is encoded by the coding sequence ATGAGCACCCCCGAGAGCAACACCCCCCGGATCAAGCCCGTCACCGGCGCCCAGTACTCCCGCATCCACGGGGTCGGCGGCTACCGCCCGGTGCGGGTCATCCCGAACGCCGAGGTGCTCGGGTGGATCGACTCCTCGGACGAGTGGATCCGCACCCGCAGCGGGATCGCCGAGCGCCGCTGGGCCGGCCCGGAGGAGACCGTCGCCGAGATGTCGGTGCAGGCCGCCGGCAAGGCGATCGCCCAGGCCGGGATCGACCCGGCGCAGATCGGCGGCGTGATCGTCGCCACCGTCTCGCACCTCAAGCAGACCCCGGCGATCGCCACCGACATCGCCGACCGGCTCGGCTGCGGCACCGCCCCGGCCTTCGACATCTCGGCCGCCTGCGCGGGCTTCGGCTACGGCCTGAGCCTGGCCGACGGCATGATCCGCGGCGGCAGCGCCGAGTACGTGCTGGTGATCGGTGTCGAGCGGCTCAGCGACCTGACCGACCAGTCGGACCGCTCCACCGCCTTCATCTTCGGCGACGGCGCGGGCGCGGCGATCGTCGGCCCGTCCGACACCCCCGGCATCGGCAAGGTGATCTGGGGCTCGGACAGCTCGCAGAAGGACGTCATCTCGCAGACCCAGGCCTGGGACACCGCCTTCGCCAAGCCGGACGCCGTCAACGGCGCCGGCGAGGAGACCAAGTGGCCCGCGCTCCGGATGGAGGGCCAGGCGGTCTTCCGCTGGGCCGTCTGGGAGATGGCCAAGGTGGCCCAGCAGGCGCTGGACGCCGCCGGGATCACCGCCGACCAGCTCGGTGCCTTCATCCCGCACCAGGCGAACATGCGCATCACCGATGCCATGATCAAGAAGCTCGAACTGCCCGACTCGGTGCCCGTCGCCCGCGACATCACCTACACCGGCAACACCTCCGCGGCCTCGATCCCGCTGGCCATGGAGCGCATGTTGGAGAGCGGCGAGGCCCGCAGCGGCGACCTCGCGTTGATCATCGGCTTCGGGGCGGGTCTCGTGTACGCCGCGACAGTCGTTACTCTCCCCTAG
- a CDS encoding acyl carrier protein has translation MATKDEVLEGLAEIVNEIAGIPVEDVELDKSFTDDLDVDSLSMVEVVVAAEERFDVKIPDDEVKNLKTVGDAVNYILANHEG, from the coding sequence ATGGCTACCAAGGACGAGGTCCTGGAAGGTCTCGCTGAGATCGTCAACGAGATCGCCGGTATCCCGGTCGAGGACGTCGAGCTCGACAAGTCCTTCACCGACGACCTCGACGTCGACTCGCTCTCCATGGTCGAGGTCGTCGTGGCCGCCGAGGAGCGCTTCGACGTGAAGATCCCGGACGACGAGGTCAAGAACCTCAAGACCGTCGGCGACGCCGTGAACTACATCCTCGCGAACCACGAGGGCTGA
- a CDS encoding beta-ketoacyl synthase has translation MTAENRTVVVTGIGAFTPLGGDAASFWAGLVEGRSGVAPLTEEWAADLPVRIAARVAVEPGEILPRPLTRKLDRSAQFALIAAREAWADAGYETPATDESSKLAPERLGAVIASGIGGVTTLLDQYDVLRESGVRKVSPHTVPMLMPNSPAANVGLEVGARAGVHTPVSACASGAEAIGYAIEMIRTGRADVVVAGGTEAAIHPLPIVAFANMMAMSKNNENPTEASRPYDTARDGFVLGEGAGVVVLESAEHAAARGARVYCEAVGQGLSSDAHHIAQPEPTGSGVARAIADLFDRNELDKAELVHVNAHATSTPQGDVAELKALRKELGEHLDHIAISATKSMTGHLLGGAGGIETVATVLALHHRLAPPTINLDHLDEEVEADIVTGEPRKLPEGPIAALNNSFGFGGHNVVLAFRTA, from the coding sequence GTGACCGCTGAAAATCGCACCGTGGTCGTCACAGGTATCGGCGCCTTCACGCCGCTCGGCGGCGACGCCGCCTCGTTCTGGGCGGGCCTGGTCGAGGGCCGCTCCGGGGTGGCCCCGCTCACCGAGGAGTGGGCAGCCGACCTGCCCGTCCGGATCGCCGCCCGGGTGGCCGTCGAGCCCGGCGAGATCCTGCCCCGTCCGCTGACCCGCAAGCTGGACCGCTCGGCGCAGTTCGCGCTGATCGCCGCCCGCGAGGCCTGGGCCGACGCCGGCTACGAGACCCCCGCCACCGACGAGTCCTCCAAGCTCGCCCCCGAGCGCCTGGGCGCCGTGATCGCCTCCGGCATCGGCGGCGTCACCACCCTGCTCGACCAGTACGACGTGCTGCGCGAGAGCGGAGTCCGCAAGGTCTCCCCGCACACCGTCCCGATGCTGATGCCCAACTCCCCCGCCGCCAACGTCGGCCTGGAGGTCGGCGCCCGCGCGGGTGTGCACACCCCCGTCTCCGCCTGCGCCTCCGGCGCCGAGGCGATCGGCTACGCGATCGAGATGATCCGCACCGGCCGCGCCGACGTGGTGGTGGCCGGCGGCACCGAGGCCGCGATCCACCCGCTGCCGATCGTCGCCTTCGCCAACATGATGGCGATGTCCAAGAACAACGAGAACCCGACCGAGGCCTCCCGCCCGTACGACACGGCGCGCGACGGCTTCGTGCTCGGCGAGGGCGCCGGCGTCGTCGTGCTGGAGTCGGCGGAGCACGCCGCCGCCCGCGGCGCCCGGGTCTACTGCGAGGCGGTCGGCCAGGGCCTCTCCTCCGACGCCCACCACATCGCCCAGCCCGAGCCCACCGGCTCCGGCGTGGCCCGCGCGATCGCCGACCTCTTCGACCGCAACGAGCTCGACAAGGCCGAGCTGGTCCACGTCAACGCCCACGCCACCTCGACCCCCCAGGGCGACGTCGCGGAGCTCAAGGCCCTCCGCAAGGAGCTCGGCGAGCACCTCGACCACATCGCGATCTCCGCCACCAAGTCGATGACCGGCCACCTCCTCGGCGGCGCCGGCGGCATCGAGACGGTCGCCACCGTCCTCGCCCTCCACCACCGCCTGGCCCCGCCCACCATCAACCTCGACCACCTGGACGAGGAGGTCGAGGCCGACATCGTCACCGGCGAGCCCCGCAAGCTCCCCGAGGGCCCCATCGCCGCCCTCAACAACTCCTTCGGCTTCGGCGGCCACAACGTGGTGCTCGCCTTCCGCACTGCGTAA
- a CDS encoding DUF3145 domain-containing protein, with product MTTRGVLYIHSAPRALCPHVEWAVAGVLGVRVSLDWLRQPAAAGHWRSELSWQGEPGTASKLASALRGWQLIRYEVTSEPCATAEGERYSSTPSLGIFHAVTGLHGDILIPEDRLRAVLLRSKTEGTDLEAELARLLGKPWDDELEPFRYAGDGAPVRWLHQVV from the coding sequence ATGACGACACGTGGTGTGCTCTACATCCACTCCGCGCCGCGCGCGTTGTGCCCGCACGTCGAGTGGGCGGTCGCGGGTGTGCTCGGGGTGCGAGTCAGCCTCGACTGGCTGCGGCAGCCGGCCGCCGCCGGTCACTGGCGCTCCGAGCTCTCCTGGCAGGGGGAGCCCGGCACCGCGTCCAAGCTGGCCTCCGCCCTGCGGGGTTGGCAGCTGATCCGCTACGAGGTCACCAGCGAGCCCTGCGCCACGGCCGAGGGCGAGCGGTACAGCTCCACGCCCTCACTCGGCATCTTCCACGCCGTCACCGGCCTGCACGGCGACATCCTGATCCCGGAGGACCGGCTGCGGGCTGTGCTCTTGCGGTCGAAGACCGAGGGGACGGACCTGGAGGCGGAGCTGGCGCGGCTGCTCGGGAAGCCCTGGGACGACGAGTTGGAGCCGTTCCGCTATGCGGGGGACGGGGCGCCCGTCCGCTGGCTGCACCAGGTCGTGTAA
- a CDS encoding M6 family metalloprotease domain-containing protein — translation MRTVRPTAALLALCALLALLLVPAHRAAASSSPCALAGTTGWMDEGHDTDRTRFQQPLGTKRVLMLYVDFSDAPADAPTANYGAQITPAADWMWQASYGRTWLAITQLPRWLRMPQPSTSYGYQRGISFEQHELYVRQAVEAADPYVDFSQYDLVYVVPPRTASAISFTPTYVYDPTTAGVSADGSRIKWAVTFGQDLWYWGPKIADHETGHTFGLPDLYGYDGADIHRYVGGWDLMGKVGGPAPEYFGWEAWKLGWLDEAQVACVPGVGQTTVPLTAVEYVGGTKIVVLKLTATLAYVVESRRAAYADRAPCSTGVVVYRVDTSVATGEGAVQVMNGNPGAAVPAGCTALDLAALQPGQTFTDPYWGVRVEVLSGGTYGDTVRATSW, via the coding sequence ATGCGTACCGTCCGACCCACGGCCGCCCTGCTCGCCCTCTGCGCCCTGCTAGCCCTGCTGCTCGTCCCCGCCCACCGGGCCGCCGCGAGCTCCTCGCCCTGCGCGCTGGCCGGCACCACCGGCTGGATGGACGAGGGCCACGACACCGACCGCACCCGCTTCCAGCAGCCGCTGGGCACCAAGCGGGTGCTGATGCTCTACGTCGACTTCTCCGACGCCCCCGCCGACGCGCCGACCGCCAACTACGGCGCCCAGATCACCCCCGCCGCCGACTGGATGTGGCAGGCCTCCTACGGCCGCACCTGGCTGGCCATCACCCAGCTGCCGCGCTGGCTGCGGATGCCGCAGCCCTCCACCAGCTACGGCTACCAACGCGGCATCAGCTTCGAGCAGCACGAGCTGTACGTCCGGCAGGCGGTGGAGGCGGCCGACCCGTACGTGGACTTCTCGCAGTACGACCTGGTCTACGTGGTGCCACCCCGGACGGCCTCGGCGATCAGCTTCACCCCCACCTACGTCTACGACCCCACCACGGCCGGCGTCAGCGCCGACGGCAGCCGGATCAAGTGGGCGGTCACCTTCGGCCAGGACCTCTGGTACTGGGGCCCGAAGATCGCCGACCACGAGACCGGCCACACCTTCGGCCTGCCCGACCTCTACGGCTACGACGGCGCGGACATCCACCGGTACGTGGGCGGCTGGGACCTGATGGGCAAGGTCGGCGGCCCCGCACCCGAGTACTTCGGCTGGGAGGCCTGGAAGCTCGGCTGGCTGGACGAGGCCCAGGTGGCCTGCGTGCCCGGGGTCGGGCAGACCACCGTGCCGCTCACCGCGGTGGAGTACGTGGGCGGCACCAAGATCGTGGTGCTGAAGCTCACGGCCACGCTGGCCTACGTGGTGGAGTCCCGGCGGGCCGCCTACGCGGACCGGGCACCCTGCTCGACCGGGGTGGTGGTCTACCGGGTGGACACCTCGGTGGCGACCGGGGAGGGCGCGGTGCAGGTGATGAACGGGAACCCGGGGGCCGCCGTGCCCGCCGGCTGCACCGCGCTCGACCTGGCGGCCCTCCAGCCCGGGCAGACCTTCACCGATCCGTACTGGGGCGTCCGGGTGGAGGTGCTGAGCGGGGGCACCTACGGCGACACCGTACGGGCCACCAGTTGGTGA
- a CDS encoding M6 family metalloprotease domain-containing protein — protein MRLHPLAATLALVLAAPLVAAAPASAAASPGAAACALPGATGWTDEGHTTDRTQFLDPIGTKHVLTLFVDFPDAPAQGAPQDYYDELAPAADWMRQDSYGRTRLDLTPLRRWLRMPQASNSYGFDRGISFEQHELYVRQAVEAAAPYTDFSRYDLVYVVPTKNASAITFSPTYLYDPTAAGITVKGHRIKWAVTFGQDRYHWGPTVADHETSHTFGLPDLYAFTATDYHRYVGGWDLMGNIAGASPQHLGWERWKFGWIDDRQVACLPTAGKRTVRLNAIERTGGTKIAVLPTGPTTAYVAESRRALGADAKACSTGVLIYRIDTATQTGQGPVQVVNGNPTAVLPTGCTPLDLAAFQPGQSFTDPASGVRIQVRSKGPHDDLVVLSR, from the coding sequence ATGAGACTCCACCCCCTGGCCGCCACGCTGGCCCTGGTCCTCGCCGCTCCGCTGGTCGCCGCCGCCCCCGCCTCGGCCGCCGCCTCCCCAGGCGCCGCCGCCTGCGCGCTGCCCGGCGCGACCGGCTGGACGGACGAGGGCCACACCACCGACCGCACCCAGTTCCTCGACCCGATCGGCACCAAGCACGTGCTGACGCTCTTCGTCGACTTCCCCGACGCCCCCGCCCAGGGCGCGCCGCAGGACTACTACGACGAACTCGCCCCCGCCGCCGACTGGATGAGGCAGGACTCCTACGGCCGCACCAGGCTCGACCTCACCCCGCTGCGCCGCTGGCTGCGGATGCCACAGGCCTCGAACTCCTACGGCTTCGACCGGGGCATCAGCTTCGAGCAGCACGAGCTCTACGTCCGCCAGGCGGTGGAGGCGGCGGCGCCGTACACCGACTTCTCCCGCTACGACCTGGTCTACGTCGTCCCGACCAAGAACGCCTCGGCGATCACCTTCTCGCCCACCTACCTCTACGACCCGACCGCCGCCGGGATCACGGTCAAGGGCCACCGGATCAAATGGGCCGTCACCTTCGGCCAGGACCGCTACCACTGGGGCCCGACGGTGGCCGACCACGAGACCTCGCACACCTTCGGCCTGCCCGACCTCTACGCCTTCACCGCCACCGACTACCACCGCTACGTGGGCGGCTGGGACCTGATGGGCAACATCGCGGGTGCCTCGCCCCAGCACCTCGGCTGGGAGCGCTGGAAGTTCGGCTGGATCGACGACAGGCAGGTGGCCTGCCTCCCCACGGCCGGCAAGCGGACGGTGCGGCTGAACGCGATCGAGCGCACCGGCGGCACCAAGATCGCGGTGCTGCCCACCGGCCCGACCACGGCCTACGTGGCCGAATCCCGCCGGGCCCTCGGCGCCGACGCCAAGGCCTGCTCCACCGGCGTGCTGATCTACAGGATCGACACCGCCACCCAGACCGGCCAGGGCCCGGTCCAGGTGGTCAACGGCAACCCCACCGCCGTCCTACCCACCGGCTGCACCCCGCTCGACCTGGCCGCCTTCCAGCCCGGCCAGTCCTTCACCGACCCGGCGAGCGGCGTCCGGATCCAGGTCCGGAGCAAGGGCCCGCACGACGACCTGGTCGTCCTGAGCCGGTAG
- a CDS encoding alpha/beta fold hydrolase, giving the protein MIHASYRMPGLVVTDHVFTAPLDHAEPGGRQIEVFAREVADPALVGRDLPWLLYLQGGPGGKSPRPLNATSGWLGHALKTHRVLLLDQRGTGRSTPLTARSAAAFPSAEALAGYLGLHRADSIVADAELIRRQLGIEAWETLGQSYGGFVTLSYLSTAPEALRACYVTGGLPGLTATAEEVYAATYPRVRDKVARYHARYPADRALLGRVAALLPATLPDGDRLTLHRLRTLGLLLGMGEGAERLHWLLDEAITPEGALSATFLHQVQQLTGFTDNPLFAVLQETIYGQGTTPTRWAADRALAQHPDWAADPLLLTGEMVYPWMFREIAALRPFAEAADLLAHRADWPALYDPARLAANRVPVAAAVYHDDMYVDAGLSLRTARAVGALRTWVTDEWEHDGVTASGARVLARLMDLAAGRA; this is encoded by the coding sequence ATGATCCACGCCAGCTACCGGATGCCAGGGCTCGTGGTGACCGACCACGTGTTCACCGCGCCGCTCGACCACGCCGAGCCCGGCGGCCGGCAGATCGAGGTCTTCGCCCGCGAGGTGGCCGACCCGGCCCTGGTCGGACGCGACCTGCCCTGGCTGCTCTACCTCCAGGGCGGCCCGGGCGGGAAGTCGCCGCGCCCGCTCAACGCCACCTCGGGCTGGCTCGGGCACGCGCTCAAGACCCACCGGGTGCTGCTGCTCGACCAGCGCGGCACCGGCCGCAGCACCCCGCTCACCGCCCGCTCGGCCGCCGCCTTCCCCTCCGCCGAGGCCCTGGCCGGCTACCTCGGCCTGCACCGGGCCGATTCGATCGTGGCCGACGCCGAGCTGATCCGGCGTCAACTCGGCATCGAGGCCTGGGAGACGCTGGGCCAGAGCTACGGCGGATTCGTCACCCTCAGCTACCTCTCCACCGCCCCCGAGGCCCTGCGCGCCTGCTACGTCACCGGCGGCCTGCCGGGCCTCACCGCCACCGCCGAGGAGGTCTACGCCGCCACCTACCCCCGGGTGCGGGACAAGGTCGCCCGCTACCACGCCCGCTACCCCGCCGACCGGGCCCTGCTCGGGCGGGTCGCCGCCCTGCTGCCGGCCACCCTGCCCGACGGCGACCGGCTGACCCTCCACCGGCTGCGCACCCTCGGCCTGCTGCTCGGCATGGGCGAGGGCGCCGAACGGCTGCACTGGCTGCTGGACGAGGCGATCACCCCCGAGGGCGCCCTCTCCGCCACCTTCCTCCACCAGGTGCAGCAGCTCACCGGCTTCACCGACAACCCGCTCTTCGCCGTGCTCCAGGAGACCATCTACGGCCAGGGCACCACCCCCACCCGCTGGGCCGCCGACCGCGCCCTGGCCCAGCACCCCGACTGGGCCGCCGACCCGCTGCTGCTCACCGGCGAGATGGTCTACCCCTGGATGTTCCGGGAGATCGCCGCCCTGCGCCCCTTCGCCGAGGCCGCCGACCTGCTCGCCCACCGGGCCGACTGGCCCGCCCTCTACGACCCGGCCCGGCTGGCCGCCAACCGGGTGCCGGTGGCCGCCGCCGTCTACCACGACGACATGTACGTGGACGCCGGCCTCTCGCTGCGCACCGCCCGCGCCGTCGGCGCCCTGCGCACCTGGGTCACCGACGAGTGGGAGCACGACGGCGTCACCGCCTCCGGCGCCCGGGTGCTCGCCCGCCTGATGGACCTGGCCGCCGGCCGGGCCTGA
- a CDS encoding ABC transporter ATP-binding protein: MTTPLLEASDLVKRYPVRHGLTRRLAGHVTAVDGVSLTVEPGETLGLVGESGCGKSTVARLLTRLERPSSGAVRLEGRELTGLGEGELRPLRRELQLVFQDPYSSLNPRMTVRRILAAPYAYQGLTPEEPVEELLARVGLRPEHADRHPHEFSGGQAQRIGIARALALKPKLVVCDEPVSALDVSVQAQVLGLLQDLQEEYGLAYLFIAHDLGAVRQISTRIAVMYLGSVVETADRDTLFAAPAHPYTHALLSAVPRPDPVVERGRERIVLRGDLPSPLAPPSGCRFRTRCPKAESRCAAERPVLRQLAPGHHVACHYPEGAR, from the coding sequence ATGACCACCCCTCTGCTCGAAGCCAGCGACCTGGTCAAGCGCTACCCCGTCCGGCACGGCCTGACCAGGCGGCTGGCCGGCCACGTCACCGCCGTGGACGGCGTCTCGCTCACCGTCGAGCCGGGCGAGACGCTCGGCCTGGTCGGCGAATCCGGCTGCGGCAAGTCGACCGTGGCCCGGCTGCTCACCCGCCTGGAGCGGCCCAGCTCCGGCGCCGTCCGGCTCGAAGGCCGCGAGCTGACCGGCCTGGGCGAGGGCGAGCTACGGCCGCTGCGCCGCGAGTTGCAGCTGGTCTTCCAAGACCCGTACTCCTCGCTCAACCCGCGGATGACCGTCCGCCGGATCCTGGCGGCGCCCTACGCCTACCAGGGGCTGACCCCCGAGGAGCCGGTGGAGGAGCTGCTGGCCCGGGTCGGCCTGAGGCCTGAGCACGCCGACCGGCACCCGCACGAGTTCTCCGGCGGGCAGGCCCAACGGATCGGCATCGCACGGGCGTTGGCGCTCAAGCCGAAGCTGGTGGTCTGCGACGAACCGGTCTCCGCGCTCGACGTCTCGGTGCAGGCCCAGGTGCTGGGCCTGCTCCAGGACCTCCAGGAGGAGTACGGCCTGGCCTACCTCTTCATCGCCCACGACCTGGGCGCCGTCCGGCAGATCAGCACCCGGATCGCCGTGATGTACCTCGGCTCGGTGGTCGAGACGGCCGACCGCGACACGCTGTTCGCCGCGCCCGCCCACCCGTACACCCACGCCCTGCTCTCCGCCGTGCCCCGGCCCGATCCGGTGGTGGAGCGGGGGCGGGAGCGGATCGTGCTCCGGGGCGACCTGCCCAGCCCGCTGGCCCCGCCCTCCGGCTGCCGGTTCCGCACCCGCTGCCCGAAGGCCGAGAGCCGCTGCGCGGCCGAGCGGCCCGTGCTGCGGCAGCTCGCCCCCGGCCACCACGTCGCCTGCCACTACCCCGAAGGGGCCCGATGA
- a CDS encoding ABC transporter ATP-binding protein → MTLLTVRDLRVSFAGAPAVDGLDLDLDAGRVLGVVGESGSGKSVTSLAVLGLLQGAEVSGSIRFDGAELTQLPPKLLRDLRGRRIAMIFQDPLSCLNPYYSVAFQIAEAHRAHHRSSRRTAHRVAVELLDRVGIPEPERRAKSYPHEFSGGMRQRVMIAMALCLEPDLLIADEPTTALDVTVQAQILDLLRELRAESGTAIMLITHDMGVVAGLADEVVVMRGGRAVERGPVHQLFRAPQHPYTKGLLACVPRIDGPLPRRLPTLETAG, encoded by the coding sequence GGACCTGCGGGTCTCCTTCGCCGGGGCCCCGGCCGTGGACGGGCTGGACCTCGACCTCGACGCCGGGCGGGTGCTCGGCGTGGTGGGCGAATCCGGCAGCGGCAAGTCGGTGACCAGCCTGGCCGTGCTCGGCCTGCTCCAGGGCGCCGAGGTGAGCGGCTCGATCCGCTTCGACGGCGCCGAACTCACCCAGCTGCCGCCGAAGTTGCTGCGGGACTTGCGCGGTCGGCGGATCGCGATGATCTTCCAGGACCCGCTCTCCTGCCTCAACCCCTACTACTCGGTGGCCTTCCAGATCGCCGAGGCGCACCGCGCCCACCACCGCTCCAGCCGCCGCACCGCCCACCGGGTGGCGGTGGAACTGCTCGACCGGGTCGGCATCCCCGAGCCCGAGCGGCGGGCCAAGTCCTATCCGCACGAGTTCTCCGGCGGGATGCGCCAGCGGGTGATGATCGCGATGGCGCTCTGCCTGGAGCCGGACCTCTTGATCGCCGACGAGCCGACCACCGCGCTGGACGTCACCGTGCAGGCTCAGATCCTCGACCTGCTGCGCGAGCTCCGGGCCGAGTCCGGCACCGCGATCATGCTGATCACCCACGACATGGGCGTGGTGGCCGGGTTGGCCGACGAGGTGGTGGTGATGCGCGGGGGCCGGGCCGTCGAGCGCGGCCCCGTCCACCAGCTCTTCCGGGCGCCCCAACACCCGTACACCAAGGGCCTGCTCGCCTGCGTGCCCCGGATCGACGGGCCGCTGCCGCGCCGGCTGCCCACCCTGGAGACGGCCGGATGA